CGACGCCGTGGCCCGCGCCTTGACACCCGCCGGCCGGGCCAAGCAGCAGCGGCTCACGCCGGGCGTCGACTCGACGCGGTTCTACCCCGGCGTCGGCGGGGCGCAGGTGCGCGAGCGCCTGGGCATCCGTGCCGATGCGCCCGTGGCCGTGAGCTCGGGCCGGATGGTCGAGCGCAAGGGTCAGGACAAGGTGATCGAGGCGTGGCCCGCGGTGCGCGCCGCGGTGCCGGGCGCGCACCTGCTGATCGTGGGCGACGGCCCGTACCGGCCGACGCTCGAGAAGCTCGTCGCCGCGCGGGGCCTGGGCGACGCGGTGACGTTCACCGGAGCCGTCCCGTGGGCCGACGTGCCGCCCTACGTCGACGCGGGCGACGTGTTCGTCATGCCGTCCCGGACCCGCCTGCGCGGGCTCGAGCCCGAGGGTCTGCCGCTCGTCTTCCTCGAGGCCGCGTCGTGCGCGCTGCCCGTGATCGTCGGACGGTCCGGCGGCGCACCCGACGCGGTCGAGGACGGGGTCACGGGTGTGGTCGTCGACCCGACGTCCGTCACCGAGATCCGCGACCGGCTGGTCCAGCTGCTCACCGACCACGAGCTGGCCGCCCGGATGGGTGCCGCGGGCCGCGAGCGTGCGCTCGCCGGCTGGCAGTGGGACACGATCGCGGCCACGTGCCGCGGGTACCTCGGCTACCCGCAGTCCTGACCGCGCGGGCTCAGACCGTCGGTGAGCCGGCCGCGGCCCGCCGCTCGTCGTACCAGGTCACCCAGCCCTGGCCGGGGACGCCGACCCGTCGCCGGAACGCACGACGACGCAACGTGCGCGGCCGCAGGTCCACCCAGCTGGTCCGGGCGAGCCCGGGCAGTCCGTCCGGCACGCGGAGGTGGTCACGGCGCTGCGTGCGGTCCTGCGACGTGAACCGCGCGACCTCGACATGCCTGCCGCGCGTGCGGAGCACCAGCACCGGCCTGTCCTTGGCGGCGCGCCCGTCCTCGAACGGCACGAGCGCGAACCACACCTCACCCGGCCGGGGCCGCGCGGCCCGGCCGCGCCGCAGCAGCGCGAGCACGAGCACGGCGGCCACCGCCGCGAGGCCCAGGTACGGGGCCGGGACCTGGGCGAACCACTCCACCGCCGTGTCGAACGTCCCCTGACCGTCCACCGTCGTCGCGCGCACGACTGGGCATCGACGTGCACGCGCACGGACTTGAGCGTCCAGGCGGCACCGCGGGGCGGCGTGCCGACGCGGAGTGCTCACGCGTCGGCACGCCGACCTCGGGTCAGATCGTCTTGCCGGCGTTCTCCACGCCCAGGACGTTGCCCGGGGTGGTCTTCTGGACCTGCAGGAGGAACTCGACGTTCGACTTCGTCTCGCGGAGCTTGCCGACGAGCAGCTCGATCGCCTGCTGCTGGTCGAGCGCGCCCATGACGCGGCGGAGCTTGTAGACGATCTTGAGCTCGTCGTTCGACATGAGGATCTCCTCGCGGCGCGTGCCGGAGGCGTTGACGTCGACCGCGGGGAAGATGCGCTTGTCCGCGAGCGAGCGGGACAGCCGGAGCTCCATGTTCCCGGTGCCCTTGAACTCCTCGAAGATGACCTCGTCCATCTTGGAGCCGGTCTCCACGAGCGCGGAGGCCAGGATCGTCAGCGAGCCGCCGTTCTCGATGTTGCGGGCCGCGCCGAAGAACCGCTTGGGCGGGTACAGCGCCGAGGCGTCGACACCGCCGGACAGGATGCGACCCGACGCGGGCGCCGCGAGGTTGTACGCGCGCGACAGGCGCGTGAGCGAGTCGAGCAGCACCACGACGTCCTGGCCCAGCTCCACCAGACGCTTGGCGCGCTCGATGGCGAGCTCGGCGACGATCGTGTGGTCCGACGCGGGGCGGTCGAACGTCGAGGCGATGACCTCGCCCTTGACCGTCCGTTCCATGTCCGTGACCTCCTCTGGGCGCTCGTCGACGAGCACGACCATGAGGTGGACCTCGGGGTTGTTCGCGGTGATCGCGTTCGCGATCTGCTGCATGATGATCGTCTTGCCCGCCTTGGGCGGCGCGACGATGAGGCCGCGCTGGCCCTTGCCGATGGGCGCGACGATGTCGATCACGCGGGGCGTGATGCGCGTCGGGTCCGCGATCTCCAGACGCAGCCGGTCCTGCGGGTACAGCGGCGTGAGCTTGGCGAACTCCGGGCGGTCACGCGCCTCCTCGGGCGACAGGCCGTTGACCGTGTCCAGGCGCACGAGCGCGTTGAACTTGTTCGGCCGGTTGCCCTGCTGGCTCGGCGGCTGCTCACCCTCGCGGGGCTGGCGGACCGCGCCCGTGATCGCGTCGCCGCGACGCAGGCCGCTCTTCTTGACCTGGCCGAGCGAGACGTAGACGTCGTTGACGCCGGGCAGGTAGCCCGTGGTGCGGACGAACGCGTAGCTGTCGAGCACGTCGAGGATGCCCGCGACCGGGAGCAGCACGTCGTCGTCCGCGACCTCGATCTCGTCGAGGCCCGCGAGCTCGGGCTGACCCGAGCGGCCGCGCCCGCGCTTGCGGTCACGGTCGCGGTCGCGGTACCGGTCGCGCGAGCGGCGCCGGCGTCCGCCGCGCTCCTCGTCGTCGCCGGCCTGCTCCTGCGTACGGGGCTCCTGGGTGCGCTCGGGGTCGCGCTGCTCGGGCTGACGCCGCACGTCGGGCGTGCGCTGACCGTCCTGCGCGCGCTCGTCGGCGGCCGTGCGCTGACCGTCCTGCGGGCGCTGGCGCTGCCCGCGGCCCGCCGCCTCGCGCGGCACGTCGCCGTCCTCGGGCGCGCCCGCGGCGCGGCCCGACCGCCGCGACCGGCGCTGGCCCACCTCGGCGACCGCGTCCGCGGCCCGTGCCGCCCGGTCCGACGACCGCTCAGCGGGCTTGTCCTCGGCCGGGCCCAGGCGCGCGTCGAGCGCGGCCTCGAGGCCGGCGAGCGCGTCACGCGTGGGTGCCTGCTCACGGCTCTCGTCGGCCTGCTCGCGGGGCTGGCGGCGCTCGCCGCGCGTGCGCGCGGGACGGCGCTCGTCAGCGGCCACGGGGGCGGCGTCGGGCTCGGCCGCACGGGCGGGCTCGACCGCGGGGGCGGGCTCGGTCACCGGGGCGACGGCCTGCTCACGGCGCGAGTCCAGCGCGCGCGAGCGCGAGGCACCGCGCGCGGACGTGATCGCCTCGACCAGGTCGCCCTTGCGCATCTTGGAGGTGCCCTTGACGCCGAGCTCCACGGCCATCGCCTGCAGCTCCGGGAGGCGCAGCGCAGCGATCGAACCGCCCGTGGACGTGCCCGCGGCGTTCTGGGTGGTGTCTGTCACGAAGGACCCTTCCCCCTCGATGGGGTCGGCGTACCGACCGGTGCTCCGCCGCGCGGGGGTCCGCGGGCGGGGCGGTGATGGAAGCCCCACGCGCGGCATACGACGACGTCGGCGACGCGATCGGGCTGGGGTGCGTCCCCGGGACGACCGACTCGCCTGGGGCACGGCCTCGGGGTTCCCACGACGAGCGGGCGGGATCACACGGCGGCACGGGCCCCGGATGCGGTCCGGGGAACGGGGCGATCCTACCACCGGCCCTCCCGTGCCCGGCCCGACCGGGCTCGGGAGGGCTCGGTGCGGCCGTGCCCGGCGAACGGTCACCCGATCGGGTCGTCGCCCGTCCGCACCTGCACGCCCGTGGCGTCGACGGGCAGCGGCCGGATGGTCCACCCGCCCAGCACACCGCCGAACGCGTCCGCGATCGCCTGGTCGGCGTCCGTGGTCACGGCCTGGCCCGGCGCCGAGGTGCGCCGAGCGAGCGCGAGGACCGTGGGCCCCGCGCCGGACACGACCGCGGCGACGCCGTTGCGGCGCAGCACGTCGACCAGCGCGAGCGAGTCCGGCATGACGCTGCGGCGGTAGTCCTGGTGCAGGCGGTCGACCGTCGCGTCGAGCAGCAGGTCCGGGCGGCGTCCGAGCGCCTCGACCAGCAGGGCCGCGCGGCCGGCCTGGGCCGCGGCGTCGGCGTGCGGCACGTGCTCGGGCAGCACGCCCCGCGCAGCCTTGGTGGACAGGTGGTGCGGCGGCACCATGACCACGGGCACGACGTCGTCGTGCACCGCGATCCGTGCGCAGCCGACCGCCCCCTCCCCGCCGGCCTCCGGGCGCGACCACGCGATCGTCGCGCCGCCCACGATCGCCGGCGCGGCGTTGTCCGGGTGGCCCTCGAGCTGCGTGGCGAGCGCGAGCAGCGTCGCGTCGTCGAGCGCCTCGGGCTCGGAGATCAGGCCACGCGCCGCGGCGAGCCCTGCGACCACCGCGGCGGCCGACGAGCCCAGGCCGCGCCCGTGCGGGATCGCGTTGCGGCACATCAGCTCGAGGCCCGCCTGGGGCGCGCCGACGTGGTCGAGCGCGATGCGGACCGCGCGCACCACCAGGTGGCGCTCGTCGTCGGGGACCTGGCCCGCACCCTCGCCCTCGACCTCGACGCGGACGCCCGGTGAGGCGACGGCGCGGATCAGCAGCTCGTCGTGCAGGCCGAGCGCGACGCCCATGGCGTCGAAGCCCGGACCGAGGTTGGCGGACGTCGCGGGGACGCGGACGCGCACGCTGTCCGCGCGCAGACGCACGGCGGCCTCAGCCCAGGCCGAGGGCGTCCGCGATGGACACCACGTCCGCGCTCACGCGCACCGGGGTGACGTCGCTGCCGTCGGGGCCGCGCAGCGCCCACTGCGGGTCCTTGAGGCCGTGCCCGGTGACGGTGATCGTGATGCGCGCGCCGGCGGGCACGCGGCCCTCGTCGGACAGGCGCAGCAGGCCCGCGACGCCCGCGGCGGACGCGGGCTCGACGAACACCCCGACCTCGGCGGACAGCACGCGGTGCGCGCGCAGGATCTCGTCGTCGGTGACCGACTCGATGATCCCGCCCGAGACGTCGCGCGCCTCGAGCGCCTGGTCCCACGACGCGGGGTTGCCGATGCGGATCGCGGTCGCGATCGTCTCCGGCTCGTCCACGGGGTGGCCCAGCACCAGCGGCGCGGCGCCCGCGGCCTGGAAGCCCCACATCACCGGCGTGCGGCTCGCGACCGTGCCGTGCGCCGCACCGTCGTCGAGGCCCGCGTACTCGCGGAACCCCTTCCAGTACGCCGTGATGTTGCCCGCGTTGCCGACGGGGAGCACGTGGATGTCCGGCGCGTCGCCGAGCGCGTCCACGATCTCGAACGCCGCGGTCTTCTGGCCCTGGATGCGATCGGGGTTGACCGAGTTCACCAGGTCCACCGGGTAGGCCTCGGCGAGCTTGCGCGCCGCCACCAGGCACGCGTCGAAGTTGCCGTCCACCTGCAGCAGGCGCGCGCCGTGCGCGATCGCCTGGCTGAGCTTGCCCATCGCGATCTTGCCGTCGGGCACCAGGACCGCGCAGACCATGCCCGCACGTGTCGCGTACGCGGCCGCGGACGCCGACGTGTTGCCCGTCGAGGCGCACACCACGGCCTTCGCGCCGCGCGCCGCCGCGGCCGAGATCGCGGTGGTCATGCCGCGGTCCTTGAACGAGCCCGTGGGGTTCATGCCCTCGAACTTCACGTGCACGTCCGCACCCGTGCGCTCGCTCAGGGCGGGCGCGGCGATCAGCGGCGTGCCCCCCTCGCCGAGCGTGACGGGGTGCGTCAGCAGGTGCGCGGGCAGGCGGTCGGCGTACTCGGCGATGACGCCGCGCCACTGGTGGGCCATCAGGCTCCTTCGACTCGCAGGACGGACACGACGTCACGGACGGCGTCGAGCTGGGTGAGCGCGGCCACGGTCGCCGTGAGGGCGCTCTCGGGGGCCGCGTGCGTGGTGATGAGCAGACGCGCCACGGCGACGTCCGCACCGTCGTCCTCGACGACGCGGGCGGCGGTCTGGCGCACCGCCTCGATCGAGACGTCCTGGTCCGCGAGACGCGCGGCCACCTGCGCGAGCACGCCGGGGCGGTCCGCGACGTCCAGCCGCACCTGGAACTTGGTCCGCGCGGCGTCCGCGGGCAGCACCGGAAGCGCCGCGTACGACGACTCGACGGGTCCGCGCCCGCCCAGCACGCGGTGCCGTGCGACCGAGACCAGGTCCCCCAGCACCGCGGAGGACGTCGGCGCGCCGCCCGCACCCCGGCCGTAGAACATCAGCTCGCCCGCGGCCTCGGCCTCGACGAACACCGCGTTGAACGCGCCGTGCACGCCCGCGAGCGGGTGGTCGGCGGGCACGAGCGCGGGGTGGACGCGCACCTGGATGCCCGTGACGCCGCCGGACGTGTTGCGCTCGGCGATCGCCAGGAGCTTGATGACGTGACCCGTGCGCTGCGCCCACGCGACGTCGTCGGCCGTGACCGCGCCGATGCCCTCACGCGAGACGTCGTCCAGCGAGACCCGCGTGTGGAACGCCAACGACGCGAGGATCGCGGCCTTCGCGGCCGCGTCGTAGCCGTCCACGTCCGCGCTCGGGTCCGCCTCCGCGTAGCCGAGCGACTGCGCCTCCTTGACCGCCTGGTCGAGCTCGAGGCCCTCGGTCGTCATGCGGTCCAGCACGTAGTTGGTGGTGCCGTTGACGATGCCGAGGACCCGCTGGACCTGGTCGCCCGCGAGCGACTCGCGCACCGGGCGCACGATCGGGATGGCGCCCGCGACCGCGGCCTCGAAGTACAGGTCGACGCCCGCGGCGTCCGCGGCCGCGTAGAGCGCCGGGCCGTCCTGCGCGAGCAGCGCCTTGTTGGCGGTGACGACGCTCGCGCCGCCCTGGATCGCCCGCAGGATGAGCGTGCGCGCGGGCTCGATGCCGCCCATGAGCTCGACGACGACGTCCGCACCGTCGACGAGCGCCTCGGCGTCCGCGGTCAGCAGGTCGGCCAACGGCGTGCCGGTGACGTCCTCGCGCGGGACGGCCACGTCCCGGACCGCGATCCCCACGAGGTCGACGCGCGTGCCGACGCGCGACGCGAGCTCGTCGGCGTGCTCGACCAGCCGACGGGCCACCTGGGTGCCGACGACACCGCATCCCAGCAGGGCAACCTTCAAGGGGGCGGGCACGCGACCTCCGGTGAACTCGTCGGGACTCGCGCCAGGATAGGGCGCCACGGGGGCCCGGCGGGGCGCCGTCCGGTCGGCAGGACGTGCGGGGCACGCCGCGGACGTCCTGCCCGCGCGGTCAGCCCTCGTCGAGCGCCAGCAGGTCCGCGACGGTCTCGCGCCGCAGCAGCGTCCGCACCTCACCGGCCCGGACCGCGACCACGGGTGGTCGCGTGAGCAGGTTGTAGTTCGACGCCATCGAGCGGCCGTACGCCCCCGTCGCCGCGACGGCCAGCAGGTCGCCCGCCCGGACGTCCCCGGGCAGCAGCACCTCGTGCACCACGATGTCACCCGACTCGCAGTGCTTGCCCACCACGCGCGCGAGCACCCCGGGCGCCGACGACAGCCGCCCGACGACCTCCGCGTGGTAGCGGGCGCCGTACAGCGCGGGACGGATGTTGTCGCTCATGCCGCCGTCGACCGAGACGTACAGCCGTTCGGTCACGTCGTCCACACGCACGGGCTTGACCGTGCCGACCGTGTAGAGCGTGAGCCCGGCCGGGCCGACCACCGCACGGCCCGGCTCGATCGAGAACCGCGGCAACGGCGTCCCCAGGTCCGCCGCAGCCCCCGCGACCGCGCCGGCGACGTCCTTGGCGATCCGGTCGGGGTCCAGCGCGACCTCGCCGGGCAGGTAGGCGATGCCGTACCCGCCGCCGAGGTCGACCTCGTCGACCAGCACTCCCGTGCGCGCCGCGAGCGCGGCCCGCAGCTCGAGCACCACGCGCGCCGCGACCTCGAAGCCCGAGGGGTCCAGGATCTGCGAGCCGATGTGCGAGTGGATGCCCAGCAGGTGCAGCTCCGGGCGGTCCAGCACCGCGAGCAGCGCGGTCATCGCGGGCGAGTCGGCGCCGTCCCGGGCCGCGACCGACAGGCCGAACTTCTGGTCCTCGTGCGCGGTGGAGATGTACTCGTGCCCGCCCGCGTGCACGCCTGTGGTCACGCGCACCATGACGGGTGCGGGCGCTCCCCCGCGGGCCCGGACGAGCGCCGCGAGCCGCTCGATCTCGACGAGCGAGTCGACGATGATCCGGCCCACGCCGTGCTCGAGCGCGAGCGCGAGCTCGTCGTCGGACTTGTTGTTGCCGTGCAGGCCCAGGTCGGCACCCGGGACGCCCGCGCGCAGCGCGACCGCGAGCTCGCCGCCGGACGCGGTGTCCACGCGCAGCCCCTCGTCGTGCACCCACCGCGCGACGGCCACCGACAGGAACGCCTTGCCCGCGTAGTACACGTCGACGCCCGCGCCGACCTCGGCGAACGCCGCGGTGAACGCACGCCGGTAGCCGGCCGCACGCGCCCGCAGGTCCGCCTCGTCCAGCACGTACGCGGGCGTGCCGACCTCGGCGGCCAGCCGCGCGACGGGCACGCCGCCGACGACGAGCGCACCCGCCGCGTCCCGCGCGGCACCCGTGGACCAGGGCTCGCCCGGGATGCTGGTGCTCACATGCGCTCCGGCGCGCTCACACCCAGCAGACCCAGGCCGTTGGCGAGCACCTGGCGCGTGGCCTCGGTGAGCCACAGGCGCGTGCGGTGCACGTCCGTGACCGCCTCGTCGCCCTGCGGGAGGACGTAGCGCTTCGCGTCGTACCACTTGTGGAACGCGCCCGCGAGCTGCTCGAGGTAGCGCGCGACGCGGTGCGGCTCG
The Cellulomonas gilvus ATCC 13127 DNA segment above includes these coding regions:
- a CDS encoding glycosyltransferase family 4 protein produces the protein MPRTLVVTNDFPTRKGGIEAFVAALCERFDPDEVVVYTASMPGDREYDATLPYPVVRDRRSMLVPTPRVQGSVVAAFREHGCDRVLFGASAPLGLLAKPLKAAGAQRAVAITHSHEVWWSKVPGVRQVLREIGERVDTLTYISGFTRDAVARALTPAGRAKQQRLTPGVDSTRFYPGVGGAQVRERLGIRADAPVAVSSGRMVERKGQDKVIEAWPAVRAAVPGAHLLIVGDGPYRPTLEKLVAARGLGDAVTFTGAVPWADVPPYVDAGDVFVMPSRTRLRGLEPEGLPLVFLEAASCALPVIVGRSGGAPDAVEDGVTGVVVDPTSVTEIRDRLVQLLTDHELAARMGAAGRERALAGWQWDTIAATCRGYLGYPQS
- a CDS encoding type II toxin-antitoxin system PemK/MazF family toxin, with the protein product MRATTVDGQGTFDTAVEWFAQVPAPYLGLAAVAAVLVLALLRRGRAARPRPGEVWFALVPFEDGRAAKDRPVLVLRTRGRHVEVARFTSQDRTQRRDHLRVPDGLPGLARTSWVDLRPRTLRRRAFRRRVGVPGQGWVTWYDERRAAAGSPTV
- the rho gene encoding transcription termination factor Rho, giving the protein MTDTTQNAAGTSTGGSIAALRLPELQAMAVELGVKGTSKMRKGDLVEAITSARGASRSRALDSRREQAVAPVTEPAPAVEPARAAEPDAAPVAADERRPARTRGERRQPREQADESREQAPTRDALAGLEAALDARLGPAEDKPAERSSDRAARAADAVAEVGQRRSRRSGRAAGAPEDGDVPREAAGRGQRQRPQDGQRTAADERAQDGQRTPDVRRQPEQRDPERTQEPRTQEQAGDDEERGGRRRRSRDRYRDRDRDRKRGRGRSGQPELAGLDEIEVADDDVLLPVAGILDVLDSYAFVRTTGYLPGVNDVYVSLGQVKKSGLRRGDAITGAVRQPREGEQPPSQQGNRPNKFNALVRLDTVNGLSPEEARDRPEFAKLTPLYPQDRLRLEIADPTRITPRVIDIVAPIGKGQRGLIVAPPKAGKTIIMQQIANAITANNPEVHLMVVLVDERPEEVTDMERTVKGEVIASTFDRPASDHTIVAELAIERAKRLVELGQDVVVLLDSLTRLSRAYNLAAPASGRILSGGVDASALYPPKRFFGAARNIENGGSLTILASALVETGSKMDEVIFEEFKGTGNMELRLSRSLADKRIFPAVDVNASGTRREEILMSNDELKIVYKLRRVMGALDQQQAIELLVGKLRETKSNVEFLLQVQKTTPGNVLGVENAGKTI
- the thrB gene encoding homoserine kinase — encoded protein: MRLRADSVRVRVPATSANLGPGFDAMGVALGLHDELLIRAVASPGVRVEVEGEGAGQVPDDERHLVVRAVRIALDHVGAPQAGLELMCRNAIPHGRGLGSSAAAVVAGLAAARGLISEPEALDDATLLALATQLEGHPDNAAPAIVGGATIAWSRPEAGGEGAVGCARIAVHDDVVPVVMVPPHHLSTKAARGVLPEHVPHADAAAQAGRAALLVEALGRRPDLLLDATVDRLHQDYRRSVMPDSLALVDVLRRNGVAAVVSGAGPTVLALARRTSAPGQAVTTDADQAIADAFGGVLGGWTIRPLPVDATGVQVRTGDDPIG
- the thrC gene encoding threonine synthase, with protein sequence MAHQWRGVIAEYADRLPAHLLTHPVTLGEGGTPLIAAPALSERTGADVHVKFEGMNPTGSFKDRGMTTAISAAAARGAKAVVCASTGNTSASAAAYATRAGMVCAVLVPDGKIAMGKLSQAIAHGARLLQVDGNFDACLVAARKLAEAYPVDLVNSVNPDRIQGQKTAAFEIVDALGDAPDIHVLPVGNAGNITAYWKGFREYAGLDDGAAHGTVASRTPVMWGFQAAGAAPLVLGHPVDEPETIATAIRIGNPASWDQALEARDVSGGIIESVTDDEILRAHRVLSAEVGVFVEPASAAGVAGLLRLSDEGRVPAGARITITVTGHGLKDPQWALRGPDGSDVTPVRVSADVVSIADALGLG
- a CDS encoding homoserine dehydrogenase, encoding MPAPLKVALLGCGVVGTQVARRLVEHADELASRVGTRVDLVGIAVRDVAVPREDVTGTPLADLLTADAEALVDGADVVVELMGGIEPARTLILRAIQGGASVVTANKALLAQDGPALYAAADAAGVDLYFEAAVAGAIPIVRPVRESLAGDQVQRVLGIVNGTTNYVLDRMTTEGLELDQAVKEAQSLGYAEADPSADVDGYDAAAKAAILASLAFHTRVSLDDVSREGIGAVTADDVAWAQRTGHVIKLLAIAERNTSGGVTGIQVRVHPALVPADHPLAGVHGAFNAVFVEAEAAGELMFYGRGAGGAPTSSAVLGDLVSVARHRVLGGRGPVESSYAALPVLPADAARTKFQVRLDVADRPGVLAQVAARLADQDVSIEAVRQTAARVVEDDGADVAVARLLITTHAAPESALTATVAALTQLDAVRDVVSVLRVEGA
- the lysA gene encoding diaminopimelate decarboxylase, producing MSTSIPGEPWSTGAARDAAGALVVGGVPVARLAAEVGTPAYVLDEADLRARAAGYRRAFTAAFAEVGAGVDVYYAGKAFLSVAVARWVHDEGLRVDTASGGELAVALRAGVPGADLGLHGNNKSDDELALALEHGVGRIIVDSLVEIERLAALVRARGGAPAPVMVRVTTGVHAGGHEYISTAHEDQKFGLSVAARDGADSPAMTALLAVLDRPELHLLGIHSHIGSQILDPSGFEVAARVVLELRAALAARTGVLVDEVDLGGGYGIAYLPGEVALDPDRIAKDVAGAVAGAAADLGTPLPRFSIEPGRAVVGPAGLTLYTVGTVKPVRVDDVTERLYVSVDGGMSDNIRPALYGARYHAEVVGRLSSAPGVLARVVGKHCESGDIVVHEVLLPGDVRAGDLLAVAATGAYGRSMASNYNLLTRPPVVAVRAGEVRTLLRRETVADLLALDEG